A stretch of Anoplolepis gracilipes chromosome 12, ASM4749672v1, whole genome shotgun sequence DNA encodes these proteins:
- the LOC140671871 gene encoding salivary peroxidase/catechol oxidase, producing MRGITERTPLRRHMDSPDYVEFASLLRTRRTRIRQFQCCICVILIVIFTMALVVSISYSISHTNSTNPMIDNATSPGNLRGILRETLRFAPGSASYASSSSTVSAIVEFNYIQRNANIDTSTKNLSRHEYMQGLRAGEQAMKDRLLADTIAAKSPLPSPSPESRHRYAVSTYPNVSALALAAIGEIAATRTIENMRSTQNGPSAIGTFFDSGWVPKSVCKQYFDRSCKIGKYRTVDGSCNRPRGWGSGMKPFKRVLPPDYADGIESPRKTRSGKDLPSAREVSLKIHKPSVSSNPSFTVMLAVFGQFLDHDITATALSQGINGSSIACCSSSKEQHPECFSIRIGSGDPVYDLTNRTCMDFVRSAPAPRCKLGRREQLNQVSAFIDGSAIYGSNNKTTCDLREFNGGRLKMQLTPDNRTLLPPSTNPNDGCNREAERRRGRYCFVAGDARANENLHLTTMHLLWARQHNRIADELSKINPGWSDEVLFQETRRIVGAQLQHITYREFLPIIVGDKKMKKHSLKPLRSGYRKQMYDPNDLENDPTIANHFAAAAFRFAHTLLPGLMRMTDAEKGTSSYMELHRMLFNPYSLYAENGIRSSINSATTNVIQKYSTHVTSQLTNNLFEDPVANFTIPCGLDLVSLNIQRGRDHGLPGYTVWREYCGLGKVETFADLEGYLNHQDLEQISMLYESVDDIDLYTGALSEIPKSDSLVGPTFTCLIIDQFARLQKGDRYWYEYAEQPYPFTKEQLVELRKISLAKIICDCSDGITHVQMELMRSIGPDNPLVPCKDIPEPSFTLWKENTSFPI from the exons ATGCGTGGTATTACGGAAAGGACGCCTCTAAGAAGGCATATGGATTCACCCGACTACGTCGAATTTGCCAGCCTTTTGAGAACTCGAAGAACGCGAATACGACAATTCCAATGCTGCATTTGCGTTATTCTAAT AGTGATATTTACGATGGCTTTGGTGGTATCCATCAGCTATTCCATCAGTCATACTAACTCCACTAATCCCATGATCGACAACGCAACATCCCCCGGAAATTTACGTGGCATCCTAAGAGAAACCTTAAGATTTGCACCTGGATCCGCCTCGTACGCATCTTCCAGCAGTACTGTCAGTGCCATAGTCGAATTCAACTACATTCAGCGAAACGCGAACATTGATACCTCGACGAAGAATCTCAGTCGACACGAATATATGCAAGGACTACGAGCCGGCGAACAAGCGATGAAGGATCGATTGCTCGCGGACACGATTGCGGCAAAGTCACCGTTGCCATCCCCATCTCCAGAATCTAGACATCGCTATGCGGTGAGCACGTATCCTAATGTTAGTGCTCTTGCTTTAGCAGCGATAGGTGAAATCGCAGCGACAAGAAcgattgaaaatatgag ATCCACTCAAAATGGACCTTCGGCGATCGGTACTTTCTTTGACAGCGGCTGGGTGCCGAAGAGCGTATGCAAACAATATTTCGATCGCTCCTGCAAAATCGGCAAATACAGAACCGTCGACGGTAGCTGCAATCGACCGAGAGGATGGGGCTCTGGCATGAAACCTTTCAAGAGAGTTTTGCCACCGGATTACGCCGACGGGATCGAATCTCCTCGGAAGACGCGATCCGGAAAGGATTTGCCTTCCGCCAGAGAAGTCAGTCTGAAAATACATAAACCTTCAGTCAGCAGCAATCCTTCTTTCACGGTGATGCTGGCTGTATTCGGTCAGTTTCTAGATCACGACATTACCGCCACCGCGCTTAGTCAAGGTATTAACGGGAGTTCGATAGCATGTTGTTCATCCTCGAAAGAACAACATCCCGAATGCTTCTCCATTCGAATCGGAAGCGGCGATCCTGTGTATGATCTGACTAATAGAACCTGCATGGATTTTGTAAGATCGGCACCAGCTCCGCGATGTAAACTGGGTCGCAGAGAACAGCTTAATCAA GTCAGTGCCTTCATCGACGGTTCAGCCATTTATGGTTCCAACAACAAGACCACTTGTGACCTACGCGAATTCAACGGTGGTCGTTTGAAGATGCAGCTCACCCCTGATAATAGAACCCTCTTACCACCAAGCACGAATCCTAACGATGGTTGTAACCGAGAAGCTGAGCGACGTCGTGGTCGTTATTGCTTCGTGGCCGGTGATGCCAGAGCGAACGAGAATTTGCACTTAACTACAATGCATCTTCTCTGGGCGAGGCAACACAACAGGATCGCGGatgaattatcaaaaatcaaTCCCGGTTGGAGTGACGAAGTGCTCTTTCAGGAAACGCGACGTATTGTTGGCGCTCAATTGCAACACATCACCTATCGCGAGTTTCTACCCATCATCGTAGGCGATAAAAAGATGAAGAAACACAGTTTAAAGCCTCTTAGATCAGGCTACAGAAAGCAAATGTATGATCCAAATGATCTGGAGAACGATCCGACGATAGCCAATCACTTTGCGGCCGCGGCTTTTCGTTTCGCACACACTTTACTACCAGGATTGATGAGAATGACAGACGCAGAGAAGGGTACGTCGTCGTATATGGAACTGCACAGGATGCTTTTCAATCCGTACAGCCTTTATGCCGAGAACGGCATCAGGAGTTCAATCAATTCGGCCACAACCAATGTCATTCAAAAATACTCTACGCATGTCACTTCGCAGCTGACCAATAATCTTTTCGAAGATCCCGTagcaaattttacaataccttGCGGCCTCGATCTGGTATCGTTGAACATTCAACGTGGACGGGATCACGGATTGCCAGGATACACTGTATGGCGAGAGTATTGCGGACTAGGAAAAGTGGAAACGTTTGCCGACCTCGAAGGGTATTTGAATCATCAGGATCTGGAACAAATATCGATGCTTTACGAGTCGGTCGAcgatatagatttatataccGGCGCGTTATCGGAAATTCCAAAGTCAGACAGTTTGGTCGGACCTACGTTTACGTGTTTGATCATTGACCAGTTCGCACGTTTGCAAAAGGGAGATCGCTACTGGTATGAATACGCCGAGCAACCATATCCCTTCACAAAAG AACAACTCGTGGAGCTACGCAAGATTTCGCTGGCCAAAATAATATGCGATTGTTCCGATGGAATTACACATGTTCAGATGGAATTAATGCGTTCTATTGGACCTGATAATCCTCTGGTACCTTGCAAAGATATACCAGAACCTTCCTTTACATTGTGGAAAGAAAACACTTCATTTCCAATTTAG
- the Ublcp1 gene encoding ubiquitin-like domain-containing CTD phosphatase 1 encodes MENELRIVVKWSGKEYDILDIQEEDTVLTLKELIHKETGVRPERQKLLNLKFKGKAAQDEDIIGKLNLKPGFKLMLMGSREEDIAEASQAPENVPEVINDLDIEEEEVEIEKAEINLRKIQIRIDRYVITELNPLREGKKLLVLDIDYTLFDHRSVAESGAQLMRPYLHEFLTCAYKNYDIVIWSATSMKWINEKMKLLGVSNHPNYKIAFHLDVLAMITVHTPKYGVVGVKPLGIIWGKYKQFSAKNTIMFDDIRRNFIMNPQSGLRIKPFKHAHTSRVEDFELLKLSRYLELIAEVDDFQTLNHRKWEEYKPKKNNQTKNEQTSNDENS; translated from the exons ATGGAAAACGAATTAAGAATTGTGGTGAAATGGAGCGGAAAAGAATACGATATTCTCGATATTCAAGAGGAGGATACTGTTCTTACTCTGAAAGAGCTTATACATAAAGAAACGGGTGTTCGTCCTGAACGTCAAAAGCTGTTAAATCTCAAATTTAAAG GCAAAGCAGCACAAGATGAGGACATAATTGGCAAGTTAAATTTGAAACCTGGCTTCAAACTGATGTTGATGGGCTCGCGTGAAGAAGATATTGCAGAGGCCAGTCAAGCACCAGAGAATGTACCTGAAGTGATTAATGATTTAGATATAGAGGAAGAGGAAGTAGAGATTGAAAAGGCTGAGATAAATCTACGTAAAATCCAAATACGTATTGATCGCTATGTGATTACAGAACTGAATCCTCTGAGGGAGGGTAAGAAGCTCCTTGTTCTTGACATAGACTATACTTTGTTTGATCATAGATCAGTGGCAGAAAGTGGAGCCCAATTAATGCGTCCGTATCTCCATGAATTTTTGACATgtgcttataaaaattatgacataGTCATTTGGTCGGCAACTAGCATGAAGTGGATTAACGAAAAGATGAAACTTTTGGGAGTTTCAAATCATCCAAACTATAAAATAGCTTTTCATCTGGATGTCCTTGCTATGATCACTGTTCACACACCAAAATATGGCGTTGTCGGAGTAAAACCACTAGGCATTATTTGGGGAAAGTACAAACAGTTCTCTgcgaaaaatacaataatgttTGACGATATCAGACGAAATTTCATAATGAATCCGCAATCAGGATTGAGAATAAAACCTTTTAAACATGCTCACACCAGCAGAGTCGAAgactttgaattattaaagctATCAAGATATTTGGAATTAATAGCAGAGGTCGATGACTTTCAAACACTTAATCATAGAAAATGGGAAGAATACAAACCCAAGAAGAACAACCAAACGAAGAATGAACAAACTAGCAATGATGAGAATAGTTAA
- the Sp3 gene encoding phosphatidylinositide phosphatase SAC2 isoform X1 has product MELFRTDTHFIFVKEKYSLWCDKYTGEFAAKSDWEWATPKDLECLGMCYGIVGKIEQVSVLEPRLMLIKDVTPVGELHGGHVVYKIKSIALLHIGTENVDIGLLPCKKHQYALKKKGGGLFDVPQKAALAKTWGTIKNATNTIKNTTQQAAALATSQVKSTVAKRSIVKDKERFEKRILEELNKIFTETDSFFFCQTGDITNSLQQQCMAESEHCTQNKPLWQRVDDRFFWNKHMLQDIINLDKANCWILPIIQGYVQIEKCVVEVGFDDQPQQEIFNLAIISRRSRFRAGTRYKRRGVDDDGKCANYVETEQLVWYHDHQVSFVQVRGSVPVYWSQPGYKYKPPPQIDKGEAETQVAFEKHFGEELALYGPICIVNLVEQSGKEKIIWEAYSNYVFNYNHSDITYTTFDFHEYCRGMHFENVSILVNALATVLADMGYCWRDKQGTICKQKGIFRVNCIDCLDRTNVVQTALGKAVMEMQFSKLGLIPPDGTLPTNIRQTFQSLWANNGDIISKQYAGTNALKGDYTRTGERKFTGLMKDGMNSANRYYQQHFMDDLRQAAIDTLLGNPIDVDQLNNDWSHYLDIFDNCCLELIPMKPPNIQLQLATHPDFLYATALYNLARYYLNRFKDVYRQATIDMMLGNSVSEEVFLERTDEEDNAATAIHVKLLIEDCKKLLIPDPEIILGSWGVIDADPVTGDPTETEMDTILILTRDSYYIADYDDQIDKVTNYQRIPLNDIILIEFGQPENTVSFFKNKHYHCIRINYKMNGEYGYFHMFRSTNLRFFNNMAVVIKTEEETIESLKAICEAISVAMEIAGLPKIPIAMNVTLDKRKSKLVNVKGSTGLLDISSFPELTRNVSETQLLALKTAGSKALTNMSEQFSKLNKLSFGTKKPTDLAKNINNKKTEELSKPIFTVGNSDISGNVKEKSNSSSSSGSEENIEMAQIRVKKPANFSHDKHLMEAYTPVIGIIMGVKNSNVMDGDVCETNVTMGISTRHNVNSDLKPDIAIDALHLIPQYGSGTSTLSASPQKIAATTPEITVYDVGDSMHEERERIPSTLTLSKNISHSTGDVENKTLSSGIKSATLQTESRMDEKKRSASEQDLTLNITSSQSESALKSIKENIASVTSPVTSTAKDILLPFSKFAKGVQTLGANLDPRKLKTNNAMRNLSEHHLEERQKLQDRWASCQSRLIAL; this is encoded by the exons ATGGAGTTGTTCCGCACTGACACCCATTTTATCTTTGTGAAAGAGAAGTACAGTCTTTGGTGTGACAAGTACACCGGCGAATTCGCTGCGAAATCGG ATTGGGAATGGGCTACGCCGAAGGATTTAGAATGTCTGGGAATGTGTTATGGAATAGTGGGCAAAATTGAACAAGTGTCAGTGTTAGAACCTCGCTTGATGCTTATAAAAGATGTCACACCAGTGGGAGAATTACATGGTGGTCATGTTGTATACAAAATCAAATCTATCGCGCTTTTACATATTGGTACAGAAAATGTGGATATTGGTTTGTTGCCTTGTAAGAAGCATCAGTATGCATTGAAGAAAAAAGGTGGCGGATTATTTGATGTGCCACAGAAGGCAGCCCTAGCAAAAACCTGGGGTACAATAAAGAATGCCacaaatactataaaaaataccACACAGCAGGCTGCTGCATTAGCTACGTCTCAA gTAAAGTCTACAGTAGCAAAACGGAGCATAGTGAAAGACAAAGAAAGATTTGAGAAGAGAATATTGGAAGAactaaataagatatttaccGAAACTGATTCCTTCTTCTTTTGTCAGACTGGTGATATCACTAATAGTTTGCAACAACAATGTATGGCAGAATCTGAGCATTGCACTCAGAATAAACCATTATGGCAACGGGTAGATGACAGATTTTTCTGGAATAAGCATATGTTACAGGACATTATTAATTTGGAT AAAGCAAATTGTTGGATATTACCGATTATTCAAGGATATGttcaaatagaaaaatgtgTAGTTGAAGTGGGTTTTGATGACCAACCACAACAAGAGATATTTAACTTGGCAATTATATCAAGAAGGAGTAGATTTCGCGCGGGGACCAG GTATAAGAGACGCGGAGTGGATGATGATGGAAAATGTGCAAATTATGTCGAGACTGAACAATTAGTTTGGTACCATGATCATCAAGTATCCTTTGTACAAGTACGAGGTAGCGTACCAGTATATTGGTCGCAACCTGGATACAAATATAAGCCTCCACCGCAAATTGATAAAG GTGAAGCTGAAACACAAGTAGCATTCGAAAAGCATTTTGGTGAGGAACTTGCATTGTATGGACCTATTTGCATCGTTAATCTGGTTGAACAGTCTGGGAAAGAAAAGATAATCTGGGAAGCTTACAGTAATTATGTGTTTAACTATAATCATTCAGATATTACGTACACTACTTTCGATTTCCACGAATATTG TCGGGGAATGCATTTCGAAAATGTGTCTATTTTGGTTAATGCATTGGCCACAGTGCTAGCAGATATGGGTTATTGCTGGCGTGATAAACAAGGTACGATTTGCAAGCAAAAGGGCATATTTCGTGTGAATTGCATAGATTGCTTAGATAGAACAAACGTGGTGCAAACTGCTTTGGGTAAAGCCGTTATGGAAATGCAATTTTCGAAACTGGGATTAATACCACCTGATGGAACTCTGCCTACAAACATAAGACAGACTTTCCAATCACTTTGGGCTAATAATGGAGATATTATTAGCAAGCAGTATGCAGGAACAAACGCTTTAAAG GGAGATTATACGCGTACCGGGGAGAGAAAATTTACTGGGTTGATGAAAGATGGCATGAATTCTGCAAACAG ATATTATCAGCAACACTTTATGGATGACTTACGTCAAGCAGCGATAGATACGCTGCTAGGGAACCCGATCGACGTTGATCAACTGAACAACGATTGGTCACattatttagatatctttGATAATTGCTGTCTTGAACTTATACCTATGAAACCACCAAATATACAACTTCAACTTGCTACTCATCCCGACTTTCTTTATGCCACTGCCCTATATAATTTAGCAAG ATATTACTTGAATCGCTTCAAGGATGTCTACCGGCAAGCGACAATCGATATGATGTTGGGAAATTCGGTAAGCGAAGAAGTATTCTTAGAGCGTACCGATGAGGAAGACAATGCAGCGACTGCGATTCACGTGAAATTACTAATCGAAGACTGCAAAAAATTACTGATACCTGATCCTGAAATTATCCTAGGCAGTTGGGGTGTCATCGATGCCGATCCCgt taccGGTGACCCAACGGAAACAGAAATGGATACTATTCTGATATTAACCCGAGATAGTTATTATATAGCAGACTATGACGATCAAATCGATAAAGTTACAAATTACCAAAGAATTCCGCTAAATGATATCATTTTGATTGAATTCGGTCAACCTGAGAATACGGTATCGTTCTTCAAAAATAAGCATTATCATTGTATTAGAATCAATTACAAGATGAACGGCGAGTACGGTTACTTTCACATGTTTCGCAGtacaaatttaagatttttcaatAACATGGCGGTTGTGATTAAAACTGAAGAAGAAACCATAG aaTCTTTAAAAGCAATTTGTGAAGCCATTTCTGTAGCTATGGAAATAGCAGGCTTACCAAAGATTCCCATAGCCATGAATGTCACATTAGATAAGAGAAAGAGTAAATTAGTGAATGTTAAAGGCTCTACTGGATTACTGGACATTTCGTCATTTCCAGAATTGACGAGAAATGTATCCGAGACACAATTACTTGCTTTAAAGACAGCAG gtTCAAAAGCTTTAACCAACATGTCGGAGCAATTTAGTAAATTGAATAAACTGAGTTTCGGCACAAAGAAGCCAACTGATttggcaaaaaatataaataacaaaaagacGGAAGAGTTATCAAAGCCGATCTTTACGGTCGGTAACAGTGATATTTCAGGCAATGTGAAAGAAAAGAGCAACAGTAGCAGCAGCAGTGGCAGTGAGGAAAATATCGAAATGGCACAAATACGTGTCAAAAAACCAGCAAACTTTAGTCACGATAAGCATTTAATGGAAGCTTACACTCCAGTGATCGGTATTATTATGGGTGTGAAAAATAGTAACGTTATGGACGGTGACGTTTGTGAGACTAACGTGACCATGGGAATATCTACAAGACATAACGTGAATTCAGATTTGAAACCCGATATAGCTATTGATGCATTGCATCTAATACCGCAATATGGCTCTGGCACCAGTACTCTCAGCGCTTCGCCGCAGAAAATCGCGGCAACCACGCCGGAGATAACAGTGTACGATGTAGGGGATAGCATGCACGAGGAAAGAGAACGCATTCCATCAACTTTGACACTTTCAAAGAATATTAGTCATTCGACGGGggatgttgaaaataaaacgttATCGTCCGGTATCAAGAGTGCTACTCTTCAAACGGAAAGTAGAATGGACGAGAAGAAAAGATCAGCTTCCGAACAGGACTTGACGTTGAACATTACGTCGTCCCAAAGTGAATCTGCCTTAAAATCTATCAAGGAGAATATCGCGAGCGTTACCAGTCCAGTAACGTCCACGGCTAAGGATATTTTGTTGCCGTTCTCAAAGTTTGCTAAAGGTGTTCAAACATTAGGAGCTAATTTAGATCCCAGAAAGCTGAAGACAAACAACGCAATGCGAAATTTGTCGGAACACCATCTGGAAGAGCGCCAGAAACTTCAAGATAGATGGGCCTCCTGTCAATCTAGACTTATTGCTTTATAA
- the Sp3 gene encoding phosphatidylinositide phosphatase SAC2 isoform X2, whose protein sequence is MELFRTDTHFIFVKEKYSLWCDKYTGEFAAKSDWEWATPKDLECLGMCYGIVGKIEQVSVLEPRLMLIKDVTPVGELHGGHVVYKIKSIALLHIGTENVDIGLLPCKKHQYALKKKGGGLFDVPQKAALAKTWGTIKNATNTIKNTTQQAAALATSQVKSTVAKRSIVKDKERFEKRILEELNKIFTETDSFFFCQTGDITNSLQQQCMAESEHCTQNKPLWQRVDDRFFWNKHMLQDIINLDKANCWILPIIQGYVQIEKCVVEVGFDDQPQQEIFNLAIISRRSRFRAGTRYKRRGVDDDGKCANYVETEQLVWYHDHQVSFVQVRGSVPVYWSQPGYKYKPPPQIDKGEAETQVAFEKHFGEELALYGPICIVNLVEQSGKEKIIWEAYSNYVFNYNHSDITYTTFDFHEYCRGMHFENVSILVNALATVLADMGYCWRDKQGTICKQKGIFRVNCIDCLDRTNVVQTALGKAVMEMQFSKLGLIPPDGTLPTNIRQTFQSLWANNGDIISKQYAGTNALKGDYTRTGERKFTGLMKDGMNSANRYYLNRFKDVYRQATIDMMLGNSVSEEVFLERTDEEDNAATAIHVKLLIEDCKKLLIPDPEIILGSWGVIDADPVTGDPTETEMDTILILTRDSYYIADYDDQIDKVTNYQRIPLNDIILIEFGQPENTVSFFKNKHYHCIRINYKMNGEYGYFHMFRSTNLRFFNNMAVVIKTEEETIESLKAICEAISVAMEIAGLPKIPIAMNVTLDKRKSKLVNVKGSTGLLDISSFPELTRNVSETQLLALKTAGSKALTNMSEQFSKLNKLSFGTKKPTDLAKNINNKKTEELSKPIFTVGNSDISGNVKEKSNSSSSSGSEENIEMAQIRVKKPANFSHDKHLMEAYTPVIGIIMGVKNSNVMDGDVCETNVTMGISTRHNVNSDLKPDIAIDALHLIPQYGSGTSTLSASPQKIAATTPEITVYDVGDSMHEERERIPSTLTLSKNISHSTGDVENKTLSSGIKSATLQTESRMDEKKRSASEQDLTLNITSSQSESALKSIKENIASVTSPVTSTAKDILLPFSKFAKGVQTLGANLDPRKLKTNNAMRNLSEHHLEERQKLQDRWASCQSRLIAL, encoded by the exons ATGGAGTTGTTCCGCACTGACACCCATTTTATCTTTGTGAAAGAGAAGTACAGTCTTTGGTGTGACAAGTACACCGGCGAATTCGCTGCGAAATCGG ATTGGGAATGGGCTACGCCGAAGGATTTAGAATGTCTGGGAATGTGTTATGGAATAGTGGGCAAAATTGAACAAGTGTCAGTGTTAGAACCTCGCTTGATGCTTATAAAAGATGTCACACCAGTGGGAGAATTACATGGTGGTCATGTTGTATACAAAATCAAATCTATCGCGCTTTTACATATTGGTACAGAAAATGTGGATATTGGTTTGTTGCCTTGTAAGAAGCATCAGTATGCATTGAAGAAAAAAGGTGGCGGATTATTTGATGTGCCACAGAAGGCAGCCCTAGCAAAAACCTGGGGTACAATAAAGAATGCCacaaatactataaaaaataccACACAGCAGGCTGCTGCATTAGCTACGTCTCAA gTAAAGTCTACAGTAGCAAAACGGAGCATAGTGAAAGACAAAGAAAGATTTGAGAAGAGAATATTGGAAGAactaaataagatatttaccGAAACTGATTCCTTCTTCTTTTGTCAGACTGGTGATATCACTAATAGTTTGCAACAACAATGTATGGCAGAATCTGAGCATTGCACTCAGAATAAACCATTATGGCAACGGGTAGATGACAGATTTTTCTGGAATAAGCATATGTTACAGGACATTATTAATTTGGAT AAAGCAAATTGTTGGATATTACCGATTATTCAAGGATATGttcaaatagaaaaatgtgTAGTTGAAGTGGGTTTTGATGACCAACCACAACAAGAGATATTTAACTTGGCAATTATATCAAGAAGGAGTAGATTTCGCGCGGGGACCAG GTATAAGAGACGCGGAGTGGATGATGATGGAAAATGTGCAAATTATGTCGAGACTGAACAATTAGTTTGGTACCATGATCATCAAGTATCCTTTGTACAAGTACGAGGTAGCGTACCAGTATATTGGTCGCAACCTGGATACAAATATAAGCCTCCACCGCAAATTGATAAAG GTGAAGCTGAAACACAAGTAGCATTCGAAAAGCATTTTGGTGAGGAACTTGCATTGTATGGACCTATTTGCATCGTTAATCTGGTTGAACAGTCTGGGAAAGAAAAGATAATCTGGGAAGCTTACAGTAATTATGTGTTTAACTATAATCATTCAGATATTACGTACACTACTTTCGATTTCCACGAATATTG TCGGGGAATGCATTTCGAAAATGTGTCTATTTTGGTTAATGCATTGGCCACAGTGCTAGCAGATATGGGTTATTGCTGGCGTGATAAACAAGGTACGATTTGCAAGCAAAAGGGCATATTTCGTGTGAATTGCATAGATTGCTTAGATAGAACAAACGTGGTGCAAACTGCTTTGGGTAAAGCCGTTATGGAAATGCAATTTTCGAAACTGGGATTAATACCACCTGATGGAACTCTGCCTACAAACATAAGACAGACTTTCCAATCACTTTGGGCTAATAATGGAGATATTATTAGCAAGCAGTATGCAGGAACAAACGCTTTAAAG GGAGATTATACGCGTACCGGGGAGAGAAAATTTACTGGGTTGATGAAAGATGGCATGAATTCTGCAAACAG ATATTACTTGAATCGCTTCAAGGATGTCTACCGGCAAGCGACAATCGATATGATGTTGGGAAATTCGGTAAGCGAAGAAGTATTCTTAGAGCGTACCGATGAGGAAGACAATGCAGCGACTGCGATTCACGTGAAATTACTAATCGAAGACTGCAAAAAATTACTGATACCTGATCCTGAAATTATCCTAGGCAGTTGGGGTGTCATCGATGCCGATCCCgt taccGGTGACCCAACGGAAACAGAAATGGATACTATTCTGATATTAACCCGAGATAGTTATTATATAGCAGACTATGACGATCAAATCGATAAAGTTACAAATTACCAAAGAATTCCGCTAAATGATATCATTTTGATTGAATTCGGTCAACCTGAGAATACGGTATCGTTCTTCAAAAATAAGCATTATCATTGTATTAGAATCAATTACAAGATGAACGGCGAGTACGGTTACTTTCACATGTTTCGCAGtacaaatttaagatttttcaatAACATGGCGGTTGTGATTAAAACTGAAGAAGAAACCATAG aaTCTTTAAAAGCAATTTGTGAAGCCATTTCTGTAGCTATGGAAATAGCAGGCTTACCAAAGATTCCCATAGCCATGAATGTCACATTAGATAAGAGAAAGAGTAAATTAGTGAATGTTAAAGGCTCTACTGGATTACTGGACATTTCGTCATTTCCAGAATTGACGAGAAATGTATCCGAGACACAATTACTTGCTTTAAAGACAGCAG gtTCAAAAGCTTTAACCAACATGTCGGAGCAATTTAGTAAATTGAATAAACTGAGTTTCGGCACAAAGAAGCCAACTGATttggcaaaaaatataaataacaaaaagacGGAAGAGTTATCAAAGCCGATCTTTACGGTCGGTAACAGTGATATTTCAGGCAATGTGAAAGAAAAGAGCAACAGTAGCAGCAGCAGTGGCAGTGAGGAAAATATCGAAATGGCACAAATACGTGTCAAAAAACCAGCAAACTTTAGTCACGATAAGCATTTAATGGAAGCTTACACTCCAGTGATCGGTATTATTATGGGTGTGAAAAATAGTAACGTTATGGACGGTGACGTTTGTGAGACTAACGTGACCATGGGAATATCTACAAGACATAACGTGAATTCAGATTTGAAACCCGATATAGCTATTGATGCATTGCATCTAATACCGCAATATGGCTCTGGCACCAGTACTCTCAGCGCTTCGCCGCAGAAAATCGCGGCAACCACGCCGGAGATAACAGTGTACGATGTAGGGGATAGCATGCACGAGGAAAGAGAACGCATTCCATCAACTTTGACACTTTCAAAGAATATTAGTCATTCGACGGGggatgttgaaaataaaacgttATCGTCCGGTATCAAGAGTGCTACTCTTCAAACGGAAAGTAGAATGGACGAGAAGAAAAGATCAGCTTCCGAACAGGACTTGACGTTGAACATTACGTCGTCCCAAAGTGAATCTGCCTTAAAATCTATCAAGGAGAATATCGCGAGCGTTACCAGTCCAGTAACGTCCACGGCTAAGGATATTTTGTTGCCGTTCTCAAAGTTTGCTAAAGGTGTTCAAACATTAGGAGCTAATTTAGATCCCAGAAAGCTGAAGACAAACAACGCAATGCGAAATTTGTCGGAACACCATCTGGAAGAGCGCCAGAAACTTCAAGATAGATGGGCCTCCTGTCAATCTAGACTTATTGCTTTATAA